AGAAATCAAATGCAGAACTAACAACTGAGAAAGAGGAACTTGAACGGAAATTGTCGTCAATAGAGAGTCAACTTGAAGAAGCTCAGAATGAAGTAAAGTGGGAAGAAAACAATGCGTTGTCTTTAGAAGCTCAAGTAAGTGGAAAATTAATGATGTTTGGTAACTAGATAGTATTTACAAGTGAAATTTGCTTTTGGACATGCATGAATATTATAGATAGACAGTCTGGCGGCACCCTTTTTAGATGTCTTCTTTCGGTATTTCATATgtaggaaaaaaatcaacatataTCCGGaatcttttctgttttcttacTCAACCCAATGACGTTAACATTCTAGACTACATGTGCCGTAcatgacaacactgtcaattGTATTTGATGGTATATCACAATCAGTTCAATGAGTACTATTGAGTAGTCTTTAAAAATTTGTTGTTACTCAGACACTAAAAGTgcattgatatttaaaattgataCATAGGAATGGCAGGTGAAggaaatattattataatatttgatattctatgagaaaaacattaaaaacaaatggCATGAATACTTTctgtacaaaaatatatttgtgtACAAGTTGTTATGACCAGGTTGGTGTTGTTGCAGATAATGATTTGTTGGTAGCTTTAAGTTAATCCCAGTAGCTTTTTCAGACAAGTAATAGTACACCAAATCTTACACCAGAGACAAGTGAATTGAAAAAGCATAAATCATATAGACAGGTGATTTCTCATGCAATTAGTTACATTTACAGGGTCAGGAAGAgttcttgaaaatgaaactgaGTCCTGGAAAGTCGTGGAAATTGATAACCcacccacaattttcaaaaatgacaagatgtgatatcataaaaatgatatgtgATATCATAAAAGTGATATGTAAAATGatgtataaaaatgataaattgaaaaaaatgatatctgAAAAATAAGTTTTTGGACCttaaaaagtccttgaaaattactgaaaaagtccttgaaagtccttgaattttaagtgactttcAGTGGATGGACCCTGCATTTATAATATCATGAATTTGGATAGAGAGTGGAAAAGCAACAGTCTGATTACCTGGTTTGAATCTGAAGATTGAATATTTTTCCACAGGTCGAATctatacaaatattaaatatgttTCCACAGGTAAAATCTTTacaaatgtttaatatttttccacAGGTCGAATctatacaaatattaaatatgttTCCACAAgtaaaatctttacaaatattgaatttgtttCCACAGGTAGAATCGTTACAAATAGAAATTACACAACTCAGAGAAGATTACAATAGAATTTTATCAGACAAGGAGACAATAGAAGGTGAAGTATTGTCACTGACATCACAAATGGAAGAAGCTAAAGTTCCAATTGACAGAAGTAAGACTCCTGATAGCCGAGCTAGAACACCAGACTCACAGGTTAgttgttgtaaaatttacaacaaaTGAATTTCTATGAGAAGTATACTGTAGTCCATGCTGAGAAACTGCCAATGCTCTATCTGTTGTACTTATTAGATTTTCATTCATCAAGTTTCTACAGTGATATTAGTATAGATAATAGATATGAATTTCTTTTGCCATACTGACTTTTTTATTAAAGTGTGCAGAAAATATGATTGATCTTTTCAAATGAGAATATTCAGCACTTTCCATCTAATGAGCTTATCACAAACATTCTTTCTGTAAATACTTCTAAGCGAAGTAACTAAATCAGTCAGTATAAAGAGTTGCTCACTGTAATTGTGATATTCTCAAATTTGAGTAtcagattttattttgaaaggttCAGCTGCAGTGATTCATCTAGGAATTCCAAACCAGAACATTTCAAACTGTTGTATGATCAAATTACACATTGCAACACACAGTACTTGAAATCAGTCAGTGATATTAGTGTCTACAATGCTTCAGCAATTCTGTGGCAGTCCCTTCTCAAGCGTCATCTATCAGTCTTTTATTTGCTATGTCTATACAAACAGCATGGACAAAGCTTGAATGTGATTTAGAAATTTAAAACTACTTATTTCACAAGATACCATTCACAATGTTGTTGCAACCAATATCACCATCACAGCTATTATACTCAGAATGTATTTTGCATGCAAAGTTGACTCTTCATTAGTAGTGATAATGCATGGTcataatattttctttcatataAATCATGCGTGTGTTGATCATCAGTTTCTGAGTTGGATTTTGTCTTGGCGATTTTTAACTTATGACTACCATTACTACATATTTCACTAAATGCATTATTCTTTTTCAAATATGAGTGAAAATGCCTGCAAATTGCCATTTTCTCACTGTCTTGTTTGCCATGCTCTCTTTTTCTCTAATCATAATCTTGCTATATCTTAATTTCTCTGTCTTGGACACCATCAGGCATCGGCTGCTAGCATTTCAATATCTGAGGATAAGGTAACGATAAGTGTCCTTTTGATTTCATGTTATATAGTATCACAGTTAACACAAATGTTTGAATGTTTCTGTACAGTAGTGTAGATAATGCAGATAATGGGACAACATTATTTTAGTTTTGATGATGTATGATGGTTATTGcaaatatttgtgtgtgtgtgtgtgtgtttatgtagtGCATACGTATCTATATATTAAGAGGAAGAGAAGAGAGTTTAATGTTTTTACTACACAAGCGCTATTATAGATGGAAAtagctcactgtttagaattGTGGATGTTTACCATTGATAATGAGTCATTTTCATCAGACTCAAACAACTCTCATCATTACACTTTGTacaaatgaatattattattatcatgatGAATTTCAAGCATCAAATGTATATAGACACATTCAGACCAAAGCTGTTGCAATGATGTTGCTTCTGTCAGTATATTGATGTAAATTAAACATTTAATGCTCAAAGCATGACAGGTTAATGTTCATTGATACAAAGTGGACTATTATGAGTTTTGTTTCTACCGTACATATCTGGAGATAACTAATCACTGATAGAGAATATCCATATACTTCAGACTGTACACTATGTATGCAATAGGCCCACACTTTGCTTTAATGTAATAAATTACCCCAGGCTTGAAACCAAACCCCGTTTACCTTCCCCAGTTTTTGCTGTGCTGCATAATCTCATAAACATATGCTTCagtaaatttaaacaaaaaggTAGCGGAAATGACTGATGTGAATTTCACCAGTTGTTGATGAACTAGTGAAATTCAACCAGTCCAGATACAAGTAAGTATTGCTTGTGTTAACAGCGACAGAAGATTTGAATGTTGACTGCTAAAGCCAGCTAGTATATTTGAATTCAGGCTTTGCTTGCTCATCTCTGTAGAATTGATGTGATATACTGAGAGAATTTATCTGAACACTATGTGGTATTGACACTTAATTCTGCTGATTAAGTAACTTGATTACCCTGGTAACATGTGACCTGTAGTTCCAGTAGCTGCTGTCACTAGGTGACAGGGTGGCCTTCGCCAAGTAAATCTAACCTAGCATTTCACAGCAATCGATTCATGCTTGTAACTGCCGGTTAGTTGGGGTGCAGAAGAGGCAGCTCCCCCTGGTATTTGTCAAAATCACAGCCACCTTTTGTCCATTGTTATTGATCACATGTTATATCATGAACCCATTCATctccattttcaaatttggacAGCCAACATAGCCAACTTAGCTGGTAAAACAATAGGGCTGGACCAAAATTTGAtaatgaaagggttaaaatttgTTATATGTCACTGTCATTAACTCTGGACAAATGGATTTGCCCTCTCCTGCTTCAATTGCTGCACaaatattgctaagttatctacAGCAAATTATCAATCAAAAATCATACCAAatgtaaactttaaaatcaatttgaaaatatatgaagATCAGATGCTCATCACTAACAACTGAATACTTTTTGTACAATTTGCAAATACTTACAGCTTGCAGCTCTGAAATCAGAGGTCAAAGTTTGGAAGGAAAGACATGGTCAACTCAACACTGAAAAGAGAGTCTTGGACAAAAAGCTAGATAGTACAACCAAAGAGTTGGAAAATGCCAAGAAGTGCATCAAGAGATTGGAAAGTAGTGCTGATGCTGTGGTTTCTAAGGTAAATGGAATGTATTATAGCCAGTGATGTTACAGTACATGAAGAATAGTGTCACCTCAGAGACAACATTTCAGATACTCAGATTTTAACAGTGTAGGTCTGCTTCTTATGTGAACTCTTGAAATCTGTTGAGTTAAAAaagttttcactttgttttgtcaaaaatagagaaacaaatttcataaatGTCAATAAATTTTTTCGCAATTTATATCTCTCatcttttgatttgcatgtagtCCCTTAATTCTTGAAACCAACTTCATCTAtagtcattttcatgaaactgCTCAAGCTCAGgctaatttgtaaattttcacaaacagcGACTGGTCACAAAGACTTACATGGTGATACTCTTGATATTGTTTTAGGATGCAGATGAAGTTAGAAGATTAGCTGCAATAAAGGAATCTTTGGAGCAGGAACTGAGTGTTGTCAAATCCTTGGCAGGTGTCAGGCAGACACAGTCAGAGTCATTACAGAAGGAACTGAACAATATCAGAAACTTGGCTGATGAGAGACTCCAAGAGATCAGAAATCTGCAGGAAGGACTCAAAAACACGCAGAAACTCGCCAAGGGTCGGGAGCATGAGATTGACTCTTTGCAACAAGAGTTAGTGGGAACCAGTGGTCTTGCTGAGGACAGGCATAGACAACTGGAACAACTGCATGAAGAACTAGAAACAGCAAAAATCTTAGCTGACTCGGAACACAGAGAGGTAGGAATGCTGATGGAACAGCTACAAAGCATCAATGAACTCACTGAGAGCAGAAACAGAGAAGTTGAGTCTTTGAAGAAGGAAATGGAGACGGCAACAAGATGGGCAGAAGATAAACAGCTGGAGCTACAAACTCTTGAACAAGACTTACTAGGGACACAGAGAGTAGCTGAAGGCAGACAGAAACAAATAGAGTCTTTACAAGCACTTGTGGCGTAAGTCTTTATGACTCGGACAGTGTATGTAGTCAGTCAGAAAGAAACATTTTGTGATTATTCTCAAATTGAATTCAGATTatacaaaattttattcttaatgGAAAACATCaatcaaatttttatcattcatTGTATCATATATTGTCCACATCCTTCTCAGCTCTACAACCTTATCCTAAAAACTATTTTGATTCCTTttttgacaaatactgcacATTTCACTGTAACAAATCATATCTTTTTATATCAACAATGGGTATTATTATTTAAAGCACTCTTCCTTTCATGGACTAATGAATCAACATTCATTCCAGATATAACATCAGTTTTACAATGGTTTACCCTAAAGTTTAAGGGTTACATTCTTAACAGCTACTTAAGAATAATGCACAATTGGAGTTGGGTTTCAAAAATCATACTAGTTTTCTTTATTGCTGAATTCTATATTGACTTATTGTCACACCAACAAATATTCCATATTCTCTCACAGTGATTCTTTGAATTTTTTCCTTTTAAGTTGACATTTAAGTTGAACTGTACACACCCAATATGTCACAAGTTAATCATTTCTGTTTTCATTAGTTCTTCTTTTAATCAACATCCTCTATTTCTTCCTTATTTGCATGAATTGTACATTGACCATGTCGTCTTCACCTCATTGGTTTCTTCCCAAATCATCCATCCAACCAGCATTGATCTCTGTCAGGCCAGGTAAACTGAATTTTACAGCTCTCATGTAGCACTAGTATTATGCTAGTAGTGTAGTAAGTAGGGTGTAGGATACTTTATTCATTGTTCTGACACTGGTGGTTGGAAATCTCTACCGCAGGTGGTGTTTACAAACTTGACAACAGTGTCTTCTTGTTAAATGCACTGTTTAGCACACTAGTCTCATATCAAATGACACTGTACTTATCTCAGCATTGTCTGTCTAAGATGTTTTCCATTTCAGTACAGTGTCAGGTACATAAATCACTGATAGGTCCCAAACTAAATAATCTggaacaaattttcatttttcagaaatgagaaaaaatgtaaaaaaattagaaaagttaTAAAAAGCTCAAACTCATCTTTTCTTGAAAACATTACTACACGACAGTTCAGGAATATCTGTCATGACATTGTTCTGCTCTCATTATTACATGATTTTTTTGTCAGATCttattattgtaaattttttatgGTAACTTGTGTTTCACAACAATTTTTGCTCAGTGACCACAGTGAAGCTAACTCAACCCAGGGACAAAAGACAGCACTGTTATTAGCTGAAACACGTTCTAACAGAGAAGAAATTGAAAGACTCACAAGAGAACTCACAGTTAAGGTAATGACTgagacatgttgtgtttacacTCAGTTTTGTGTAATATTTCATGGTAGAAATTAAAActtcaattcaatgaaaaagtaCATTTTGTTCCATCTGAACGATGAAACCTACCTGTGACCCTTGCAATGGTAGAAAAGTGTTAAAGGTAACAGTAATGCTGTTGCCCTCGTTTTTGCAGAGTGACAAATTTTGCATAACCACTTGGATGTGATTGTTTAGCTTTGTTTTACTAACAATTTGATAAGTTTTGATTTCAATAACATAGTaggaatttcattttctgtacAGATGAAGGAAGCTGCAGCTGACAGAGAAGTGAATGAATATTTATGTAATGAGAAATACAAACTACAAAGTGAGAAATGCAAATTAGAAGATGAATTGGCTGCCGTCAAAGATgagtttgagaaatttaaattaaaccacacagctgatgacaaaatattgaaagcggAGGTCAATGAACTTAAGGCAAAGGTAAAGACTTAATTTGTTCGTACATAACTcattagttttgtcatagaGAGAATGACAACCTTGTTTCATGACATTGATTTTAATACCAGCAGTGCTTTAGGGATTAGAGCATTTACATTGAAACTTTACCAGTACAAATCATTTCAAGTTTAAACCACAATTCTATGATGCTCAGTGTTGCTAGTACTATCAGTGGGTTTTAAGAAGGTATGGGAAGACAGGTAAATGATTTAGTAACCTGGTACCATTTCCATTCACCCCTGAGAGGATTGCATTGACTTCCCAAGGGAACCCCAGCAACATTGCTGTTGTCCCCTAATCTGAAATGCATTATATACAATGGGGAACCTGGTAAAATGACTAGAGAACTCCTCCCCTAGTCTGATTGCATTGGTATACCATGGGACCCCGGGTAACAAGCCTAGGAAACCTGGTAAAATATCCATAGTTAACGTTCTATAGCAAATACACTCAATATGCATGTTCAAAATGTCCGTAAATACACATAAAATGGTTGCCCTTTGATTTGGCATTCTTATattgcatttttacttcatttcagCTGAATACCgctgaaaaaatgaaagacaCGTTGAACTCTGAGATCTCTCAAATATCCCAAACCAAAGTTAACCTGCTGGGTTCTGATATCTCAGAGACCAGTGACAGACTTTCTtctgtgaactttgacctgGCATCGGCTaaagttgaaatagaaagtttACGGAGGGAGCATGATGTCATCAATGCTGCCCTGGCCAGTGAAAGgaaacagtgtgaaaatttgAGGGTAAGTTAGTTCACTCATTATACAAGTTGCAAATGTGAGTTTTTGGTCGCTGTCAGTGACTTAAAAATTGCCAACGCTAAATTTATTTACATTATAGAgacattatttaaaaaaaattgtcactagCTTGTCAGTATTGTCATCTTGGTTAAAACTCAAAGTGGAACGTGTCATTGTACTAATAACATGATTGTAGTTTTATTGATGTTTTGTCCTCTAAATATTTGGCATAAACATAACCTATCAATGTCTTGAACTTCTCATTGATGGTATTTAGGAGGAATGGCAGAAGGAACTGGCAAGTAAAAGACGACTGCAAGACAAGATACATGATCTTCAAGTTGAGTTAGACACTTCCAAGGCAACCATGGATGCCAGCAATGAATACGCTGCTCAGTTGCAACAAGAGAAAAATCAACTTCACAGAGGTGAGTAAGGTTGTAAGACAAAATGAGAGTATATCCCATATGAGCTGCTAAGAAATAATGCATCAGACTGATGATGTAGATGCAAGTGAGTTTTGTATTTGCTATGCAGGATGAACATTTGCAGGTTGGTCATTTGGTTCACTAATGTTTACAAACGTTTATTCAATATGAAAGTTACAGAGATACCTAAACTTTTCAACATTGGATGTCAACCTGTTGGCATGGTGACACACTAGCAGTCTTTCAATGATTGTGAAAAGATGCAACTTCAGATTGTATACtaatacaaaaaaaatgtacagaacCTAAAAATCTATAGATACAACACGAAGACAACTGCATACTTTTGATATGTTGATGGTAATAATTGTGCTGGATACTCTCAAGCTCACTCACACTTTACTTGTctgcaagtgaattttcaaggTAGAACAGGTAGATATTCAGACACAAGGTTTTACACTTACTTGTCTTTGTCAACTGTCTGTGTGCACTCATATTGAAGCTAGTACAGTagataaagttttcaccatcttgtaTTTGTGagaatcaaaaatttaaattttctccatagagttaacacagggacagtggccattttgaattgcaatttCGGTAAAATGAGGTAACTTGTTTCtcctgtaccaaaatttgtaaagTGATCTCTGATTTGTAcagtttattttgaaagagtttaaagtttccttgaagaaagtgtgacaaatgtttaagtctttcagtttcaaggCACCTATCACCTTAGAATGTcactgcaatgtttatttgcttgTTTCTGTGAAGCAAAGTCTTACATGTGAAATTCAGATACTAGAACAGAGTTTGATattgaaatcaatgaaaaattaaGCAACATTAAGGCTTCGATGCAATGGAAGAGTATGATGACGTACAAAGAAGTCAACAAGCTCTTGAAGTCAGAGTGGCATCTAAAGTTGATGTTATGTATTTGAATCATCTTGTGAATTCCCCAGATTTTCAAGACACAATCAGAAAGTTATCAGACAGGGATCACTACATCAGTAAGATCCAGGAACACACTGGACTCTCTGCTGAGAATATCACAAGACAATATGAAAGAGAGAAACACCAAGTTGAGCTGGAACGGGACAGTGCCAGGCATGAAGTCAAACGCTTGAAAGATGAAATTGAGCTGCTGGGTGAGAGACTTGAACAGAAAGATTCACAGATAATATCACTGAAACAAGCACTTCAGGAATTAGAAACACAACAAAGGTAAAATGTCATTAAAAACTTCATAATGTTTGCTTTCATTTACAATACAACGCTGTACAATGCTGTTATTCAACTTACTGCTCTAATGAGGGTTTACCTGGTACCGTACAATTTGTTAAATTCTGttgaaatttatcttttttcttCTAACTTACTTTTAATTCAgttgtaaaatacatgtatgtactttgTAGATAGATTTTATAGATGCAATATTTGTTCAAGTGTAGCTGATCTGTAGGCGTCCTTTTCgcattgataaaataattattatacTTTTACATGTACAAATTTATTGTAATTACTAAATGTCAAGAAACGATTAGCCAAAATTGAGTGTTTGCAAAATGAAGGAACAAAATTAATGACCCGACTCACTCCTGAGTCAATGTAAACAAGTCCACACCTACCATTGATAAGAATGGATGGAGAGGGGGGACCGTGGTAGTATGATATTCACATTAATATTATGTCATTCTGCAGGTTTGGACCACACCATGAGAAAGAGATACAGGTAAGAGTATtagaagaagaactgaatggaACCAAACTTCTGGCGAGTAAATTGTCACTGGAGAAACAGAGCAAAGAAGAGATGATAAATGATTTAAGAGACGCCTTGGACAAGTCTAATCGGTCTAATACCACTCTCAAACAACAGTTGAAACAACAGAGAGATGCTACAAGTAGTTTGATCAGAAACAAAGAAAGGGAACATGGCGACTTGACACAGAACCTTACCAAGGTAAATAGTAATGTATATGTCATTTCTAATTTATGTGAGAAAGTTAGAAACTAGAAATGGTTACTAAAGGGGAGTCTGTTATTGCAGATCTTTCAAGACAGCAGTTTGCCtgctaaaaataaaatgtcagtGAAAATACAGATTGATACACACAGTGTAATATAAATAGGTGTGAGTTTTTGTGTTTATCCTAGTGTACCAGTACAGATACACATAATactaaatttatttctcaataaAATTGTTATCACACCAGTGCTCTGATTTTAATTGTAATACATATCTAGTCCAGTTGCTGGATCTCTTATTTATTTTCACAGGTTTTGATTGCATAGCTCAACAAAGTTGAACCTGTGTTTGGCAACTGTAACATCTCTCAATGCATGAGTTTAATGACTTTCCTTTGCTTTCTCTACAATGTCTGATGGTCCATCAAGAGTGATGATGAGGTTAGcagttatcaataaaatcaTCAACACGACTTGTGATAGATAATACGGGCATTGACATTGTGGTTGGAACATATAACATCATATATACTAATGTCACAGATAACAGCTAAAAGTGATGTCATGTTAGAAATATCCCCATGTTGCTGACAGTGATGACTATATCATTTACCCTAAGGGTGTTAGTGACATGCTGAGAGACTGTGCATTTTGAAGTTACTGAGTGACCACAGCCAGTTTTCGTGGTTCATGATTTACAGTTGGTATGGCTGAATGTGGGGCTTTTAAGGTTACCAGCTGAACGCACCACCCAGCTAACAGACTAACCATGCAGTCATACCATATGCACCTGAAATACAGCTGATATCATGTAGATGCTAGACTAAGTGTAACTTGCAATACTGCTTACTGTAGCTCAGTAGGGTATTGAACTTATCATCACTGTAAGAAGCACTGATTCAATCACTTTTCTTTTACAAAGACAGCgtttagattttcaaaaaggGAATATTCGCTGAAAAGGGCAAATGGGCACAAATGTTCATGTAGAACTACATGTATGGGCTTTAAAATAGTTTTGATCATTTAGCGAATCCCTACCATGTACCGGTTTAAGGCTTAAAGGCGGTGTAGTAAATGTAAAGTTTGATATATATACTTGTCTTTATTTGTAAGTAAAACCAGGCAGCCgttatgtttgtatattttgcaCAACTATGGATGTCAATGAGAAATTGTTAAGTaagaaaaagtcaatttttttattttgtaatatgcaGAAGTCTAGACATTTTGAGTACAAGTTGTATTCATTTCCACATTTAAAAGCTGATTGCATTCATATACTTCTGAGAAAGTTCATTCGTCATTCAACAAGGAACAAGTATTGATCTTTGTGACGCTGAAGTCATTGTTAAACCTCTGTGTATTTTGTTCTTTTTCTGCTCAATAAGAGAATTGATCGTCAACAATGACATTATTGATTTTCATGTCTTGTTCAGTCTGAAGCGATGCTGAAGACTGCTGAGCAGAACTACCAGGTTGTGTTGGAATCCAAGACTCAGCTAGGCACTGATATGAAACTCTTAGAGAACATGATCAGTACGCTGAAGACCCAACTGATAGAGGAACGTTCCAGCCGTAAACTGGCTGAGCAGAAAGTACATGCCTTGAAGGGAACGCTGGAGGAAGAACGAAAGAAAAGGGTGAGGTTTCAAAgaatttgtctgtgtttgtcaaCAACCTTAGGATTTCTGTTGTTTTAGTTCACCACAGATGGATTACAATATATTATTGTGAATAAGTACCGAAACATTCTGATTTCTGCATCATATAAGTATTGCAAATTCCAGCCCTTGTATGATGCATAAATCAGATTCTGATTTCTGCATCATATGAGTGCTGGAATTTGCTATACTCATATGATGCATAGCAAATTCCAGCCCTCGTAGGATTACCACATTACAGAGGTATGTATAAATTGTCTCCAAACTGACATTGTACGAGCAGAAGTACTGGCTCGAACTTTCATATTACGAGTGACGTATGCAAGCTATAAGTCACACATGCCttttgacctaattttttatgaatacgcctaggactatgttgtattccatggatgaaagatttttgtttatgtgaaaGGATTTTACGACAAACGAACGCTtagacacattttctgtgtatattcGAAACTCGGAAGTAGGAGCGGGTGTGAACTtcgtatgattattttttggtCGTGAGAGCgggttcagtgcagtgcggagGAATACTTTTAGGCTTTGACTTTCGGACGAGTCTGTACGTACGGGTCAAGACTGGAGACGATGCGACACTCTCTGACTTATTATACGCCACGATGGTAGACTTTTTTGCAGACGTCGATTGTAACATTAAGCTGTTAAAGAAGAACCAAAGAAGAGGTTGCAATGTCCGAACATCAAGGAAGAGACCTCGATTGGTTGTAATGCACTTGAACCTACCGCCGTTGTaaatcttttttactttctcGAATTCGAAAGTGCAATGATTTCACATACATAAAACCTGCGTGGCTCGCGAGTCAGCTTATGACCTCGAAATAATCTGATCACCACATTATGTTaatcacagtgtacaatgaATAATATAAAGGATTTTATGAGTTGGCGGGTGTTTTTGTGGCACCCGTGTGTACCTCATGTTGTAcagtctatttgaaaatgacctctactcaacaatgattttaagactaacatttttctgacctcgcattcaacttcaagttttgaaaaagcacATTATCGGAACCACACTATTATTGGTGTGTATTGTTGAGAATACGGCCCCGCCTATTGAATAATGGTATAGTCAGGTCACTGTGGGGTCAATATTCCTGTTTGTCATCGCGGAACTTGCAGAAGCCTTACAAGATATCGATGCTCGATACTTCTATATTCAATTCGTTCGTTCGCGCtcctgaacaacaaaaaaacatcacACAATACCAACTCATCACATTCCAAACTTACCTAGCTACACTCAGTTCGGTAGATAAGTTCCAGGCATCAGTCGTAGTATAAATGCTGACGTCGATTTGTCGACGTCAATGAAGTCGGCGTCGAcgtaataatgtatttttacaaatatatttatttatttggcgttAATTAGAGGAAAATCACATCAGAGGGTGGATGacgtatgtattacaatatcccGGGTAGGCTAAACTGGCCGTTTTGTTTATCGCTATTATTGCCT
This is a stretch of genomic DNA from Ptychodera flava strain L36383 chromosome 21, AS_Pfla_20210202, whole genome shotgun sequence. It encodes these proteins:
- the LOC139121058 gene encoding early endosome antigen 1-like isoform X2, giving the protein MNLTMTDISTTRDQLDAMAELEKALMEVERERQSTPNGEVAPYDKMPQRLETVVEEESSRSDRARRHRKSNKLTETDGRQLAEAKKRRHRLGKVHPPNTEKVKSRLKTGKGFHKGKGSGWRVAGVIVKYVKVGRHGYLERAPLTAKRGFLDTSESNQSETQGYHSLKSECTDISSASICNSPDSMLAGNMENQNGSILSVHIDESRFPGQTSPGRVESKNSSSSFRAISEMPNQSEAGPQWKSEKMSKSTSSFLSKGNDFGRPKPSSSSRNATSMIPVPIRKSDATPVKNKSVTNPDRSNSAIARLQDSFSPGGIDYNSSGIEEDMLSSRYSVCSLSSGIMDDSSHVITGHLQQKQDSRIRPDKHSSSSSTAAQLKQENEDLRKELGYENQQKEKLKSALEAIQEDYEKLKHIEDHNSNWEDELQSVQTELRVSKLNNDEKQQLIESLQTENKSIQNEVNTLEKSNAELTTEKEELERKLSSIESQLEEAQNEVKWEENNALSLEAQVESLQIEITQLREDYNRILSDKETIEGEVLSLTSQMEEAKVPIDRSKTPDSRARTPDSQASAASISISEDKLAALKSEVKVWKERHGQLNTEKRVLDKKLDSTTKELENAKKCIKRLESSADAVVSKDADEVRRLAAIKESLEQELSVVKSLAGVRQTQSESLQKELNNIRNLADERLQEIRNLQEGLKNTQKLAKGREHEIDSLQQELVGTSGLAEDRHRQLEQLHEELETAKILADSEHREVGMLMEQLQSINELTESRNREVESLKKEMETATRWAEDKQLELQTLEQDLLGTQRVAEGRQKQIESLQALVADHSEANSTQGQKTALLLAETRSNREEIERLTRELTVKMKEAAADREVNEYLCNEKYKLQSEKCKLEDELAAVKDEFEKFKLNHTADDKILKAEVNELKAKLNTAEKMKDTLNSEISQISQTKVNLLGSDISETSDRLSSVNFDLASAKVEIESLRREHDVINAALASERKQCENLREEWQKELASKRRLQDKIHDLQVELDTSKATMDASNEYAAQLQQEKNQLHRDFQDTIRKLSDRDHYISKIQEHTGLSAENITRQYEREKHQVELERDSARHEVKRLKDEIELLGERLEQKDSQIISLKQALQELETQQRFGPHHEKEIQVRVLEEELNGTKLLASKLSLEKQSKEEMINDLRDALDKSNRSNTTLKQQLKQQRDATSSLIRNKEREHGDLTQNLTKSEAMLKTAEQNYQVVLESKTQLGTDMKLLENMISTLKTQLIEERSSRKLAEQKVHALKGTLEEERKKRAALKEEISELQLKLSKSEATMNFEKDRIRKMQETINNLESDTNSKDYKVQNLQDQVNKYQLEVAGLKRQLESNEEHWNEKNKYLSSELSYKRDILESDRRKLMDQVHQLTSDLDQKREIVEDKTREVMHLRRQLGDLSVDKEVLQSQLNQTQERLKTEKFTPQRSLDDLDSTAGYRSASRRSSEDFDIEPTRIELQTKPSHSRTHFYHKPISGLTRLEVEQMLFDLNKQIQKQLDDQKEVIKDRNDTDEKKKIATLENELSIERAFRSVEKLQIQALHDEMANLRQLLQSMKRSRDSLATDRNQQHVMNRMEEINHLIAQSHSRAQTLAFTSAGMALMANPVLGMNSKDFIDHLNTPTPSPFTPSN